The proteins below come from a single Oncorhynchus keta strain PuntledgeMale-10-30-2019 chromosome 1, Oket_V2, whole genome shotgun sequence genomic window:
- the LOC118365218 gene encoding LOW QUALITY PROTEIN: deoxynucleotidyltransferase terminal-interacting protein 2-like (The sequence of the model RefSeq protein was modified relative to this genomic sequence to represent the inferred CDS: deleted 1 base in 1 codon; substituted 1 base at 1 genomic stop codon): MNPLELRETATQSEVTSDSQHDVPSEAQSSTVKRKTRASKRHTGFANQVDFTHEADESESCCSVVSDMEVIPDKQPARRGRRIATGGAQPDAIKEENVSEVDSCSSSVSGYRGPNIRGAPRTLRKTVLKDYQHDQEHKDYFKRKPPMAPSPLYFTGEAEGWLKQFPVTSRLVTQGFESGPSMTPRRSTRRWPVPKRTCTTVMDTESDQTDVYIPLRSSVIGRGTPCSSRTGSNRSSRAVPLTRLTAKVLDILVEKSRKVGEEKIILEDQDVVIDEPEPIQVPKSALEQTGSVTVSQDAEVTSVQQESVETTVCEEPEKNTSEADVPAQQNILKDEKVIPAESEVRVSVCESADAEMAEALCEPAVESEDQQRELSTEDAADADAPVIIEQESITPADAQVSLDHTVKVTVCENAMSPVIVVSEEKAIDVNPHTGPPSEVDSQECKAVPSEETMDRIPEDTVIIQKSGVISLLESSDNNSQHSEEEGDGLDGEEEAVCIEDEEDADPSRRQAAAAQASAPDGLFVIDTRPGLQSDELYYEDEKEKEGDTAGDTEAIEEQDQEECVDQEGDYDKDAQVLFTSRNPQLKELSSRIDPGLRLKELGGLYINFDGSKSKTVSNSLKKLKEQKSQDELEKKDAVPPYRESKQAVKLKRKERDLTTGARWFNMRAPEMTEXLKGDLKALKMRGAMDPKWFYKKNHRDGFPKYFQVIVESPVDFYHSRVLKKDRKRTMVVELLADAEFRQNTNRS, from the exons ATGAATCCTCTGGAGTTACG GGAGACTGCAACCCAGTCTGAGGTGACCAGTGACTCCCAGCACGATGTTCCCTCTGAGGCCCAGAGTTCCACCGTGAAGAGGAAGACCAGGGCGTCCAAACGTCACACTGGCTTTGCTAACCAGGTAGACTTCACCCATGAAGCTGATGAGTCTGAGTCCTGCTGTTCTGTTGTATCAGATATGGAGGTTATACCCGACAAACAGCCAGCTCGCAGGGGCCGAAGGATAGCCACAGGCGGGGCGCAGCCTGACGCAATAAAAGAAGAGAATGTGTCTGAGGTAGACTCTTGTTCCTCCTCAGTGTCTGGCTACAGAGGACCAAACATTCGCGGAGCTCCCAGGACTCTGAGGAAGACTGTTCTCAAAGACT ACCAGCATGACCAGGAGCACAAGGACTACTTCAAA CGGAAACCACCGATGGCTCCAAGTCCCCTCTACTTCACAGGAGAAGCAGAGGGGTGGTTAAAGCAGTTCCCTGTGACCTCCAGACTTGTGACTCAGGGCTTTGAGTCTGGGCCAAGTATGACTCCCAGGAGGTCCACTCGCAGGTGGCCTGTTCCTAAACGGACATGCACCACTGTAATGGACACTGAGTCTGACCAGACTGATGTGTATATCCCTCTGCGTAGCTCGGTGATAGGCAGGGGCACCCCCTGTAGTAGTCGCACTGGATCCAACCGCAGTTCCAGGGCAGTTCCACTTACCCGGCTAACAGCCAAGGTCCTGGATATACTAGTTGAGAAATCACGAA AAGTGGGTGAAGAAAAGATAATCCTTGAGGATCAGGATGTAGTGATTGATGAGCCAGAGCCCATCCAAGTTCCAAAATCTGCTCTGGAGCAAACTGGGAGTGTGACAGTCTCTCAGGATGCAGAGGTCACTAGTGTTCAACAGGAGTCCGTTGAGACAACCGTCTGTGAAGAGCCAGAAAAGAATACCTCTGAGGCGGATGTCCCTGCTCAGCAAAACATCCTAAAAGATGAGAAAGTGATCCCAGCAGAGTCTGAAGTCAGAGTATCAGTCTGTGAGAGTGCTGATGCAGAGATGGCTGAGGCCCTCTGTGAGCCTGCAGTGGAATCAGAAGACCAGCAGAGGGAGCTGTCCACTGAGGATGCAGCAGATGCGGATGCCCCAGTGATAATAGAACAGGAGTCGATAACACCAGCTGATGCGCAAGTCTCTCTCGATCATACAGTAAAAGTAACGGTGTGTGAAAATGCAATGTCCCCTGTTATAGTGGTGTCTGAGGAAAAGGCCATAGATGTAAACCCCCACACAGGTCCTCCATCGGAAGTAGACAGCCAGGAATGTAAGGCAGTGCCTAGTGAGGAGACTATGGAT AGGATCCCAGAGGACACGGTCATTATACAGAAATCTGGCGTGATCAGTTTACTGGAAAGCAGTGATAACAATAGCCAGCATTCTGAGGAGGAAGGGGATGGTCTTGATGGTGAAGAGGAAGCTGTCTGTatagaggatgaagaggatgcAGACCCATCCAGACGTCAAGCTGCTGCTGCTCAGGCCTCGGCTCCTGATGGCCTGTTTGTCATAGACACCCGGCCTGGCCTTCAGTCAGATGAACTGTACTACGAGGATGAGAAGGAAAAGGAGGGGGACACTGCTGGTGACACGGAGGCCATTGAAGAGCAAGATCAGGAAGAATGTGTTGATCAGGAGGGAGACTATGATAAAGATGCACAAGTCCTCTTCACAAGCAGAAATCCACAATT GAAAGAGTTGTCCAGCCGCATTGACCCAGGCCTGAGATTGAAGGAGCTTGGGGGATTATACATCAATTTTGATGGCAGCAAATCAAAGACTGTCTCTAACTCCCTGAAAAAACTAAAGGAACAGAAGAGCCAAGATGAG CTTGAGAAGAAAGATGCTGTGCCTCCATACAGGGAGTCCAAACAGGCTGTGAAACTGAAGCGCAAA GAGAGGGACTTGACAACTGGAGCCAGGTGGTTTAACATGCGGGCTCCTGAAATGACA GAGTAATTAAAGGGCGACCTCAAAGCACTGAAAATGCGTGGAGCAATGGACCCCAAGTGGTTTTACAAGAAGAACCATAGAGATGGATTCCCCAAGTATTTCCAGGTCA TAGTAGAAAGCCCTGTGGACTTCTATCATTCCCGTGTCCTGAAGAAAGACCGGAAGAGAACCATGGTGGTGGAGTTGCTTGCTGATGCAGAGTTCAGACA AAACACCAACAGATCATGA
- the spata6 gene encoding spermatogenesis-associated protein 6, whose protein sequence is MGGLTPQKKKLSSSKMSQKALKCTVQIKIQAITCPGVVLPNKEDIYLSVCVMGQFKKTLCLPPAFPLLFHENMVFVKTFTGAADPGHIVDLLEADTTSFELIQLVPPEGDILATIEETTREFLYPGPKLTPRADGPEREMLMRRSICFPGISPKVEFATMSVIEECDGKDSQPQPASPPCCRPSPAKQSPARRRPVRGAVGSPRQTLKGKDLSLIGPSSGYEQPTVASQARALSPYTHRRMCQLSEEARQRLSYLQLGPYKFKKETEAQIPFVVTSTRSVSMIETPSSCLSSKISLPHSRSTSFALDPLGDVSLLGSYRPKPVKVGTGCLKTQKSPGKSSRQDCSRTTVRMARSALAAQSSTPVCGPRSPLLSRSSLRERFHSSESSPSKEIHSRVQKILHTHSTDRKLHFDEDGCSAKRGPPLSCEDSLCDSQAFQDRDTPGETSVHLDNGTFWSRQVASYTGKPHRAVFEDSLGLIYKNMYRRALSTT, encoded by the exons ATGGGTGGTTTGACACCTCAAAAGAAGAAGCTCTCCTCCTCTAAAATGTCTCAGAAAGCTCTGAAATGCACCGTGCAAATTAAAATCCAAGCT ATTACTTGTCCAGGGGTTGTGTTACCTAATAAGGAAGACATATACCTGAGTGTCTGTGTCATGGGACAGTTCAAGAAGACTCTCTGTCTGCCGCCTGCCTTCCCTCTTCTATTCCATGAGAACATGGTATTTGTGAAG ACGTTCACAGGAGCTGCTGACCCAGGTCACATTGTGGACCTCCTTGAAG CTGACACAACATCCTTTGAACTGATTCAGCTTGTGCCTCCAG AGGGGGATATTTTGGCCACTATTGAAGAGACGACCAGAGAATTCCTCTATCCAGGCCCCAAGCTGACACCTAGAGCTGATGGTcctgagagagagatgctgaTGAGGAGATCTATCTGTTTCCCT GGAATCTCTCCTAAAGTGGAGTTTGCAACCATGTCTGTCATTGAGGAATGTGATGGGAAAGATAGCCAGCCTCAGCCTGCCTCCCCT CCGTGTTGTAGACCATCCCCAGCCAAACAGTCCCCAGCAAGGCGTAGACCAGTCAGAGGGGCTGTTGGGAGCCCTAGACAGACGCTGAAAGGGAAGGATCTGAGTCTGATTGGTCCATCCAGTGGTTATGAGCAGCCCACTGTGGCCTCCCAGGCTCgtgctctctctccctacacCCACCGCAGGATGTGCCAACTGTCTGAGGAAGCCAGGCAGAGACTCAGCTACCTCCAACTTGGGCCCTACAAGTTCAAGAAGGAAACAGAGGCCCAGATCCCCTTTGTG GTCACCAGTACTCGGAGTGTCTCCATGATTGAGACTCCTTCATCTTGTCTCTCCTCTAAAATAAGCCTTCCCCACAGCAGGTCCACCAGCTTTGCTCTAGACCCCTTAGGAG ATGTCTCTCTCCTTGGCAGCTATAGACCAAAGCCTGTTAAA GTAGGCACTGGCTGTCTGAAGACTCAGAAATCACCAGGGAAGTCTTCCAGACAGGACTGTTCCAGAACCACAGTCAGGATGGCCCGGTCAGCCCTGGCTGCCCAGTCCTCTACCCCAGTGTGTGGCCCGAGGAGTCCCCTGCTCAGCCGCTCCTCCCTCAGAGAGAG GTTCCATAGTAGTGAGTCCAGTCCGTCTAAGGAGATCCACAGTCGAGTCCAGAAGATTCTCCACACCCATTCTACTGACAGGAAACTACACTTT GACGAGGATGGGTGTTCGGCTAAGCGGGGGCCTCCGCTCTCCTGTGAAGACTCTTTATGTGACAGCCAGGCTTTCCAGGACAG GGACACTCCTGGAGAGACATCTGTCCACCTGGACAATGGGACATTCTGGAGCAGGCAGGTTGCCAGCTACACAGGGAAACCCCACAGGGCTGTGTTTGAGGACAGTCTGGGACTCATCTACAAGAACATGTACAGGAGGGCCTTGAGCACCACCTGA